A stretch of Arthrobacter sunyaminii DNA encodes these proteins:
- a CDS encoding glycosyltransferase — MARPEVPSPATPSSAEELTLVIATFNRSGYLRGLLDSVAALEPAPERIVVVDNASTDDTQDVITAAASRLAIPLINVRLPVNAGGAGGFSAGVARALSEGASWLWLMDDDVVVLPGAVTALRKWTGTYGCIHGRRLDEAGNPFFWQHRFLPFLGIHIPVRGNVFRDSAAFTTNVGCFEGMLISADLVRRIGLPDERYFINGDDEIYGWLASRLTDVVYVNDFVLQKVRPQKQIDLGIRHLNDSSDLSRFYSMRNRGHTGQYLRAHGRYNRLGFALGTLLTAGKEILRLLAVEHRVAGAPSLWRGWRESRLILHDGSWQPMPPLDPAPSNDRKHQV; from the coding sequence ATGGCCCGCCCCGAGGTGCCCTCCCCCGCTACGCCCTCCTCTGCCGAGGAACTGACCCTGGTCATCGCCACTTTCAACCGTTCCGGATATTTGCGCGGACTGCTGGATTCCGTGGCCGCCCTGGAACCGGCACCGGAGCGGATTGTCGTGGTGGACAACGCCAGCACCGATGACACCCAGGACGTCATCACCGCCGCTGCCTCCCGGCTCGCCATCCCGCTAATCAACGTGCGGCTGCCTGTCAACGCCGGCGGCGCCGGGGGATTCTCCGCCGGCGTAGCGCGTGCCCTCAGCGAAGGTGCGTCTTGGCTGTGGTTAATGGACGACGACGTCGTTGTCCTCCCGGGTGCCGTGACGGCACTTCGCAAGTGGACCGGAACGTACGGGTGCATCCACGGCAGGCGCCTGGACGAGGCCGGCAACCCGTTCTTCTGGCAGCACCGGTTCCTCCCGTTCCTGGGTATCCATATTCCGGTCCGCGGCAATGTCTTCCGGGACAGTGCAGCTTTCACAACCAACGTGGGCTGCTTTGAGGGCATGCTGATTTCGGCTGATCTCGTGCGCCGCATCGGGCTTCCCGACGAGCGGTACTTCATCAACGGCGACGACGAGATCTACGGCTGGCTTGCCTCGCGCCTGACGGACGTGGTCTACGTCAATGACTTTGTGCTGCAGAAGGTCCGTCCGCAGAAGCAGATCGATCTGGGCATCCGGCACTTGAACGATTCAAGTGATCTCAGCCGCTTCTATTCCATGCGCAACCGCGGCCACACGGGTCAGTATCTGCGGGCGCACGGGCGGTACAACCGCCTTGGGTTTGCGCTGGGAACGCTGCTGACTGCCGGCAAGGAGATTCTGCGGCTGCTTGCCGTAGAGCACCGGGTTGCCGGGGCGCCGAGCCTGTGGCGCGGTTGGCGGGAAAGCCGGTTGATCCTGCACGATGGATCTTGGCAGCCCATGCCGCCGCTTGATCCGGCCCCGTCCAACGATCGGAAACACCAGGTTTGA
- the prmC gene encoding peptide chain release factor N(5)-glutamine methyltransferase: MESTTLAAALREATATLAAAGVPTPAVDAELLAAHVLGESRGRVKALAFTDAPVPAGYAELVAERASRVPLQHLTGSASFRYLELKVGPGVFVPRPETETVAQLAIDHARAVLAAGKPAVRAVDLGTGSGAIAAALATEVPDAEVSAVELSPLALAWASQNLEPLGVRLLHADLRTALADENGSFDVVVSNPPYVPADAVPNEPEAAEHDPAMALYGGGQDGLELPLAAAATAARLLLPDGYFVMEHAEVQAERIAALLSAEACWRGVATHTDLNGRPRATSAVRTSSPAETH, from the coding sequence ATGGAATCCACCACCCTGGCAGCGGCTTTGCGTGAGGCAACAGCCACTCTGGCCGCAGCCGGGGTGCCCACTCCGGCCGTGGACGCCGAACTGCTGGCCGCACATGTGCTGGGGGAGTCCCGCGGCAGGGTGAAGGCGCTGGCCTTCACCGATGCACCGGTCCCGGCAGGATATGCCGAGCTGGTGGCCGAGCGGGCCTCCCGCGTGCCGCTGCAGCACCTGACGGGTTCCGCGTCCTTCCGCTACCTCGAGCTGAAGGTCGGGCCCGGGGTCTTCGTCCCCCGGCCCGAGACGGAAACGGTGGCCCAGCTGGCCATCGACCATGCCCGTGCCGTTCTTGCTGCCGGGAAGCCTGCGGTTCGGGCAGTGGACCTTGGCACCGGCTCCGGTGCCATTGCCGCCGCCCTGGCCACCGAAGTTCCGGATGCTGAGGTATCCGCCGTCGAGCTGAGCCCGCTGGCCCTGGCCTGGGCGAGCCAGAACCTCGAACCGCTGGGAGTCCGCCTCCTGCATGCGGACCTGCGGACCGCTCTGGCGGATGAAAACGGCAGCTTTGACGTGGTGGTGTCCAACCCGCCGTACGTCCCCGCCGATGCTGTACCCAATGAACCGGAAGCCGCCGAGCATGATCCGGCCATGGCACTTTACGGCGGCGGGCAGGACGGACTTGAACTGCCGCTGGCGGCTGCCGCCACCGCTGCCCGGCTGCTGCTTCCGGACGGTTACTTTGTCATGGAACACGCCGAAGTCCAGGCCGAGCGGATTGCTGCGCTGCTGTCGGCCGAAGCCTGCTGGCGCGGCGTTGCCACGCACACTGATCTAAACGGACGTCCGCGGGCCACCTCCGCCGTGCGGACTTCGTCCCCGGCTGAAACCCACTGA
- a CDS encoding polysaccharide biosynthesis protein, translating to MRQTSTDESGPFRGERPALWLWTQYILDSLAWIVAIVLALVLRYELTVDQINPGGVAVFCGVAVLVQLIVGYSFALYRGRYSFGSFHEMRLLAIVTLVVSAILVIVSALFGLAIDIPRSTGMIAFPFACLFMAAIRYLKRMYVEGKARPGDEAQRTLVYGAGFLGSSLVTRMMKDPDSPYYPVGLIDDDPAKKHLRLSTVPVLGRLQDLREVVQRTRASILIIAIADVEARQVREVTDHAEGLNLRVLVLPPLKDMLSKGAGAGLTDFREVAVEDLIGRRPVDIHVEEVAGYLTGRKVLVTGAGGSIGSELCRQITAFDPAELIMVDRDETGLQLTQLSITGHGLLNGRDTVLADIRDPAALEQIFTERRPDVVFHAAALKHVSLLEQYPQEAWKTNVLGTANVLRAAKKAKVKYFVNISTDKAANPTTVLGHSKRVAEKLTAWMARSTQDRYVSVRFGNVIGSRGSMLPLFTEQIRQGGPLTVTDPEVTRFFMTIPEACQLVIQAGAIGRGGEVLILDMGEPVKILDVAKRMIAMSGKDIEIVFTGLRQGEKMHEILVGTGEDDSRPLHPKISHTAVDELNPSDLKFEDWLHKCGVDSHGEILPPVTEIGGAVPGERTARRPRSDGTAKRRTG from the coding sequence ATGAGGCAGACAAGCACGGACGAGAGCGGTCCTTTCCGCGGCGAAAGGCCTGCGCTGTGGCTGTGGACGCAGTACATTCTGGACTCTCTGGCCTGGATCGTGGCCATCGTCCTGGCGCTGGTGCTGCGGTACGAGCTCACGGTGGACCAGATCAATCCCGGGGGTGTCGCCGTCTTCTGCGGCGTGGCCGTGCTGGTGCAGCTGATCGTGGGTTACTCCTTCGCGCTGTACCGCGGCAGGTACAGCTTCGGAAGCTTCCACGAGATGCGGCTGCTGGCCATCGTCACGCTGGTTGTCTCCGCCATACTCGTCATCGTCAGTGCGCTCTTTGGCCTGGCCATCGACATTCCCCGCAGCACCGGCATGATCGCCTTCCCGTTTGCCTGCCTGTTCATGGCCGCCATCCGCTACCTCAAGCGGATGTATGTCGAGGGCAAGGCGCGTCCGGGCGACGAGGCCCAGCGGACGCTGGTGTACGGCGCCGGTTTCCTGGGCAGTTCCCTCGTGACGCGGATGATGAAGGACCCGGATTCGCCTTACTATCCCGTTGGCCTGATCGACGATGATCCGGCGAAAAAGCACCTCCGGCTGTCCACCGTGCCCGTGCTGGGACGGCTGCAGGACCTGCGCGAGGTTGTCCAGCGCACCCGCGCCTCCATTCTGATCATTGCGATCGCCGACGTCGAAGCCCGCCAGGTGCGCGAGGTCACCGACCATGCTGAGGGCTTGAACCTCCGGGTACTGGTATTGCCGCCGCTGAAGGACATGCTGAGCAAGGGCGCCGGTGCCGGCCTCACCGATTTCCGCGAGGTTGCCGTTGAGGACCTGATCGGCCGCCGTCCCGTGGATATCCATGTGGAGGAGGTGGCCGGCTACCTCACCGGCCGCAAGGTCCTGGTGACCGGAGCGGGCGGATCCATCGGTTCCGAGCTGTGCCGCCAGATCACCGCCTTTGATCCGGCCGAGCTGATTATGGTGGACCGCGACGAAACCGGACTGCAGCTCACCCAGCTGTCCATCACCGGACACGGCCTGCTGAACGGCAGGGACACCGTCCTGGCGGACATCCGCGATCCCGCAGCGCTGGAGCAGATTTTCACCGAACGCCGTCCCGACGTCGTGTTTCATGCCGCAGCGCTGAAGCATGTTTCCCTGCTGGAGCAGTATCCGCAGGAAGCCTGGAAGACCAATGTGCTGGGAACCGCCAACGTCCTGCGGGCCGCCAAGAAGGCCAAGGTCAAGTACTTCGTCAACATCTCCACGGACAAAGCAGCCAACCCCACCACGGTGCTGGGGCACTCCAAGCGGGTGGCCGAGAAACTCACCGCCTGGATGGCGCGCAGCACCCAGGACCGCTACGTGTCGGTGCGGTTCGGCAACGTGATCGGCAGCCGGGGTTCCATGCTGCCCCTGTTCACCGAGCAGATCCGGCAGGGCGGGCCGCTGACCGTGACCGATCCGGAAGTGACCCGGTTCTTCATGACCATCCCCGAAGCCTGCCAGCTGGTGATCCAGGCCGGGGCGATCGGCCGCGGCGGAGAAGTCCTGATCCTGGACATGGGGGAGCCGGTGAAGATCCTCGACGTCGCAAAACGGATGATTGCCATGTCCGGCAAGGACATAGAGATTGTGTTCACAGGGCTTCGCCAGGGCGAAAAGATGCACGAAATCCTGGTGGGCACCGGTGAAGATGACTCCCGTCCGCTGCATCCCAAGATTTCCCATACTGCGGTGGATGAACTGAATCCGTCGGACCTGAAATTCGAAGACTGGCTGCACAAGTGCGGTGTGGATTCGCACGGTGAAATCCTGCCCCCGGTCACGGAAATCGGAGGCGCGGTTCCCGGCGAACGCACTGCCCGCCGCCCCCGCAGCGACGGAACAGCGAAACGGCGGACCGGCTAA
- a CDS encoding glycosyltransferase, with amino-acid sequence MPDSVAVAAVTFDRPDDVSTLLDSLAAQSANITSVALVDSGKTPVQDIAEASSAPVTYVRSNTNLGGAGGFSLAILTAMASGADWIWIMDDDAHPEDPNCLAALLEAAQKHHMDVVLPLVVAPGHPDTLSFHFRLDGKLTHDRAQVEKLGFIPDVGHFFNGALIRADVFFRVGLPDLRLFIRGDETDFMIRLRRAGIRFGTVTSVALTHPAAWAEVQQVAGERLHVLVPENAFKQFYFYRNRGHLTWKYKRLRSFAADAVGYPVHFAKTRDPRGFAAWLRAYAAGMRGRRFGPPSDFGF; translated from the coding sequence TTGCCGGACTCCGTGGCCGTAGCAGCAGTAACGTTCGACCGCCCCGACGATGTGTCCACTCTGCTGGACTCACTGGCTGCCCAGAGCGCCAACATTACCTCGGTGGCCTTGGTGGATTCAGGGAAGACGCCGGTTCAGGATATCGCTGAAGCTTCGTCCGCGCCCGTTACGTACGTTCGGTCCAACACAAACCTTGGGGGCGCCGGCGGTTTTTCGCTGGCCATCCTTACCGCCATGGCTTCCGGGGCGGACTGGATCTGGATTATGGACGACGACGCACATCCGGAGGATCCGAACTGCCTCGCCGCCCTGCTTGAGGCCGCTCAGAAGCACCACATGGACGTGGTCCTTCCGCTGGTCGTGGCTCCCGGGCACCCTGACACTCTGTCCTTCCACTTCCGGTTGGACGGCAAGCTGACCCATGACCGCGCGCAGGTGGAGAAGCTGGGCTTCATCCCCGACGTCGGGCATTTCTTCAACGGTGCACTGATCCGCGCCGACGTATTCTTCCGTGTGGGCCTCCCGGATCTGCGCCTGTTTATCCGCGGGGATGAGACCGATTTCATGATCCGGCTGCGGCGCGCCGGAATCCGGTTCGGAACCGTGACCTCCGTAGCCCTGACCCACCCGGCGGCGTGGGCCGAAGTGCAGCAGGTTGCCGGTGAACGGCTGCACGTGCTGGTTCCCGAAAATGCCTTCAAACAGTTTTATTTCTACCGCAACCGCGGTCACCTGACATGGAAATACAAGCGGCTGCGCTCCTTCGCCGCTGACGCGGTGGGCTATCCCGTCCACTTCGCCAAGACCCGCGATCCGAGGGGCTTCGCCGCCTGGCTGCGTGCCTACGCGGCCGGGATGCGCGGACGCCGCTTCGGACCGCCGTCGGACTTCGGCTTCTGA
- a CDS encoding L-threonylcarbamoyladenylate synthase — protein sequence MTTTYDCTDPQSRSEGLAKAQQAVAAKQCVVLPTDTVYGIGADAFSPQAVATLLASKGRGRSMPPPVLIPRMQTMDGLAVDVSEDARALAQAFWPGGLTLIFHAQPSLTWDLGDTMGTVALRMPDDPIALELLNLTGPLAVSSANRTGNPAAQTAAQAREQLAESVEVYLEAGPRPEHGEAGVPSTIVDATSDTLRVVRQGAISLERLQEVVPGVQRQSADAA from the coding sequence GTGACTACCACTTACGACTGCACTGATCCGCAGAGCCGAAGCGAGGGCCTGGCAAAGGCCCAGCAGGCTGTGGCCGCCAAGCAGTGCGTGGTCCTGCCAACCGACACCGTGTACGGCATCGGGGCAGACGCCTTTTCACCCCAGGCCGTGGCTACCCTGCTGGCATCGAAAGGCCGGGGCCGGTCCATGCCGCCGCCCGTGCTGATTCCGAGGATGCAGACCATGGACGGGCTGGCAGTGGATGTTTCCGAGGACGCGCGGGCGCTGGCCCAGGCCTTCTGGCCCGGCGGGCTGACGTTGATTTTCCATGCACAGCCCTCGCTGACCTGGGACCTCGGCGACACCATGGGCACTGTTGCGCTGCGGATGCCCGATGACCCCATTGCGCTGGAACTGTTGAACCTCACCGGGCCGCTGGCAGTCTCATCGGCTAACCGCACCGGCAACCCTGCGGCTCAGACTGCCGCGCAGGCCCGCGAGCAGCTGGCCGAGTCCGTGGAGGTTTATCTGGAGGCCGGCCCCCGGCCGGAACACGGTGAGGCCGGAGTGCCGTCAACCATCGTCGATGCCACATCCGACACCCTGCGCGTGGTCCGGCAGGGCGCGATCAGCCTGGAACGGTTGCAGGAAGTCGTGCCGGGAGTTCAGAGGCAGTCAGCAGACGCAGCCTAA
- a CDS encoding NAD-dependent epimerase/dehydratase family protein — translation MTHDISPHHPAVQNASAAEPTTSAVWAVLGSSGFIGSAVCESLRAAGLTVRAVAAPRLESAAEDAAGLLEEASALAAVRTELANAFAGADVIINAAGLATPGGTDSPALRGANALLPLVVADAADAAGVRRFVHLSSAAVQGHRPFLDETSYVQPFSAYSRSKALGERGLAARSAGACGVVTIRATSVQGPQRPTTVSLARLAASPLATVAGEGTAPSPVSSVDSLVQFIRTVGLHAGRVPAVVLQPWEHATVAGVLEAAGGRKPLRLPQWLCRSALWSGYRLSALAGERLHGPLRRLEMMWFGQRQVPGWAEASGNVPEPRVQEVLRSVQVREPANH, via the coding sequence TTGACGCACGACATTTCTCCGCACCATCCCGCAGTACAGAACGCCAGCGCAGCCGAGCCGACGACGTCGGCTGTTTGGGCCGTGCTCGGATCCTCCGGTTTTATCGGCAGCGCCGTATGCGAATCACTGCGTGCCGCCGGACTTACCGTGCGCGCCGTTGCAGCTCCCCGGCTCGAGTCAGCCGCCGAGGACGCAGCGGGGCTGCTTGAGGAAGCTTCCGCACTGGCTGCAGTACGGACGGAACTCGCGAACGCCTTTGCCGGCGCGGACGTCATCATCAACGCGGCCGGCCTCGCCACGCCGGGAGGAACAGACTCCCCCGCGCTCCGCGGGGCCAATGCGCTGCTGCCGCTGGTTGTTGCCGATGCTGCAGACGCGGCCGGAGTTCGCCGCTTCGTCCACCTGAGCAGCGCCGCCGTGCAGGGACACCGTCCGTTCCTGGACGAAACCAGCTACGTCCAGCCGTTTTCCGCCTATTCCCGGTCCAAGGCCCTGGGCGAACGCGGTCTGGCGGCACGGTCTGCCGGTGCCTGCGGCGTCGTGACCATCCGGGCCACCTCTGTTCAGGGACCGCAGCGGCCCACAACGGTCAGTCTTGCCCGTTTGGCCGCCTCTCCGCTCGCCACCGTCGCGGGCGAGGGAACGGCGCCTTCCCCGGTCAGTTCAGTGGATTCACTTGTGCAGTTCATCCGCACCGTGGGACTGCACGCGGGCCGTGTTCCCGCCGTCGTCCTGCAGCCGTGGGAGCATGCCACGGTGGCAGGAGTGCTGGAGGCGGCGGGCGGCCGGAAGCCGCTGCGGCTGCCTCAATGGCTGTGCCGCAGCGCGCTCTGGAGCGGCTACCGGCTCTCTGCCCTCGCGGGCGAGCGGCTGCACGGTCCCCTGCGCCGCCTGGAAATGATGTGGTTCGGCCAGCGGCAGGTTCCCGGCTGGGCCGAAGCGAGCGGCAACGTTCCCGAGCCCCGGGTGCAGGAAGTCCTGCGCTCTGTGCAGGTCCGGGAACCGGCAAACCACTAG
- a CDS encoding UDP-phosphate glycosyltransferase: protein MLLALCIGAAFLASLLLPFLFIPFLRRLGVLDIPNERSSHSKVIIRGVGVTIAAGVLLGTGLSLLTGLVAIDRSIMAILMAVIAAASLLGWVEDFRGLSVRVRAGLQLLLGILGTTALVWTMEQSYWWVPVGALAIAAYINVANFMDGVNGISGLHGIAVGVLYAVAGQLNDHVWMTVAGAVTAAAFAAFLPWNLGRGSVFMGDVGSYLLGACISGIAVAAFLAGVPVEYLLFPILIYLADTFSTLLLRISRGERWYAAHRQHVYQRLTDVGLSHLQSAGVVTACTLLTGGAGLVLAEAEDVPKIALTLFAAAVVVFYLFSPKVFGRRRARV from the coding sequence ATGCTCCTTGCCCTGTGCATTGGGGCAGCCTTCCTCGCAAGCCTGCTGCTGCCCTTCCTCTTCATACCTTTCCTGCGCCGCCTTGGCGTCCTGGACATCCCCAACGAGCGCTCCTCGCACAGCAAGGTCATCATCCGCGGTGTGGGAGTCACCATCGCCGCGGGTGTCCTGCTGGGCACGGGCCTATCCCTGCTGACCGGACTGGTTGCCATTGACCGGTCCATCATGGCGATCCTGATGGCCGTTATCGCCGCGGCGTCACTCCTGGGCTGGGTCGAAGACTTCCGCGGCCTGTCGGTCCGGGTCCGGGCCGGACTTCAGCTGCTCCTTGGCATCTTGGGAACCACCGCACTTGTCTGGACCATGGAGCAAAGCTACTGGTGGGTTCCGGTGGGGGCCCTTGCCATTGCCGCCTACATCAACGTCGCCAACTTTATGGACGGCGTCAACGGGATCTCCGGGCTGCACGGCATCGCCGTCGGCGTCCTCTACGCCGTTGCCGGCCAGCTCAATGACCACGTGTGGATGACGGTGGCCGGCGCCGTCACCGCTGCCGCTTTTGCAGCGTTCCTGCCGTGGAACCTGGGCCGCGGTTCGGTGTTCATGGGCGACGTCGGCAGCTACCTGCTGGGTGCCTGCATTTCCGGAATTGCGGTTGCCGCCTTCCTGGCCGGGGTTCCTGTGGAATATCTCCTCTTCCCGATCCTCATTTATCTCGCTGACACCTTCTCTACCCTCCTGCTGCGCATCAGCCGGGGTGAACGCTGGTATGCCGCGCACCGCCAGCATGTCTACCAGCGGCTGACCGACGTTGGTCTCAGCCATCTCCAGTCCGCCGGCGTGGTGACCGCCTGCACCCTGCTGACCGGGGGAGCGGGCCTCGTTCTCGCCGAAGCGGAGGATGTGCCCAAGATTGCGCTGACGCTCTTTGCCGCCGCCGTAGTGGTGTTTTACCTCTTCTCTCCGAAGGTCTTCGGCCGGCGGCGCGCCCGGGTGTGA